The proteins below come from a single Drosophila miranda strain MSH22 chromosome Y unlocalized genomic scaffold, D.miranda_PacBio2.1 Contig_Y1_pilon, whole genome shotgun sequence genomic window:
- the LOC117191889 gene encoding uncharacterized protein LOC117191889: MVSGMSQNRRYRVNVVHVDFGGDKWNGGNKQGRSVSKGYEEPDLYGEDDDEEDPDAAKIEDNVSGGYKLSVQASSRYISAAHCANFVRSGPNSLSRARRGAREILRPTLHPALKPSWSIDRKA, translated from the exons atggttagtggcaTGAGCCAGAACCGCCGCTATCGCGTTAATGTAGTACACGTAGATTTCGGCGGCGACAAGTGGAATGGCGGCAACAAACAAGGCCGCTCAGTGTCCAAGGGCTATGAAGAGCCCG ATCTTTACGGCGAAGATGATGACGAGGAGGACCCGGACGCCGCCAAGATAGAAGATAATGTTTCTGGCGGCTATAAACTTtctgttcaggccagcagcagatACATAAgtgccgcgcactgtgccaacttcgtgcgctccggtcccaactcgctctcgcgcgctcggaggggcgctcgggagaTTTTACGACCCACGCTCCACCCGGCGCTCAAGCCATCATGGAGCATAGATCGTAAGGCCTAG